DNA from Castor canadensis chromosome 3, mCasCan1.hap1v2, whole genome shotgun sequence:
tgttgatgagatgggtctcctgtaagaaacagattgttggatcttcctttttaatccagtttgccaaatggtgtcttttgatgggggaattaagtccattaacattcagtgttagtattgataggtatgtagtgaatcctgtcatttagtttttttttgctgtgcagctgaatcaatgttactctctcctttctttctttttcttctcctttggtttggtactgcctgccctttcatggttttgtttgctttcattttctgtgtgcagaattccttgaagaatcttttgtagtggtggcttggtggtcatatattgttttagtttctgcttattatggaaggcttttattactccatctattttgaatgatagttttggtgggtagagtatcctagggttgaagttattttcatttggtgcccagaatacctcactctgtGCTCTTCTtgactttaaggtttctgttgagaaatctgctgtgattttgatgggtttacctttgtatgttatttgttttttctctcttacagccttcaatattctttctctattctttgtgcttgttgttttaatgataatatgttgggtgtagttctattttggtcaagtctggtgttctggaggcttcctgtacctgaatgggcatagttttctctaggtttgggaaattttctgttattattttgttgaatatattacaaattccttttgcttgcacctcttctccttcttcaatgcccatgattctcaggtttggtcttttgatgtagttggtgagtttttgcatattcctttcacaggtcttaaggtgtctgactaatagctcttcagtttttcctttaattgccatttcatcttcaagttctgagattctgtcttctgcttgttctagtctgctggagtggccttccattgtgttttgtatatctgtttcattcttgtttctgaggttttccatatcatgggtcacttcctctttaatattgtcaattttcatccttaattcatttatctctctatttatggtgtcctgtgtttcactttggtgtttatttagggctcctatgagttcatttatttgttttttgtgttttctcatattctttatttttgttttctcagaatttctttagtgcctcctgtatgttttggctGACAAGGTCTAATAACAGctctgaaattctcagtgattacttgcaggatttcttctttcagagtgttttttGTGGACTTCGTTGGGTTCCTTaggatagtttatctttgttttgttggagtctggaacttggtattggttttcttcatttccctgtgaatcctgtattaattttttttgggggggagaatggtttccatccctttttcgtcttctcatcactccacttggtactgtgtaactatgttcttgatacgCTTGGTAGCTTCAGtcacctttttttcccccttggtttaattttgttttgtagatGTGTTGGCTTTCAGGTTAATgtatgtatgctgtttctgtccctggtctgtgtgtaatttactaTTAGCTAACTTCAATaatgaaactaacaaaacaaagaaagaaaaaaagaaaaccaaagaaatcaatagggagaggtagtggacaaacaaacagggaacaaaacaaacaaacacataaaaaaattccacattcaggaacaatagaatttcagtcttagttgttctggtgttactccttcagcatccagtcctggtgttggtatttaaacagaagctctgtcttagtcttgccgtTTAACTGGGgagtcttgccagtttttttttttcctgtctttcagtggcagctacttagtcagctcctctctcagtgaggagtggcttgtcctcaggttctggagatcaacTCTGTGGCCCACCAGtggtcctgctttggagttgggttttcactttgTTCATTCACTGGGGACTTGCTTCTTTgctttgccccctttctctggggcaaggtcagagatctgtcagctggctccctgctgtcagtgtgttatgctggtttgctgactgtttctcaattttgcagttttgtttgactttggatgttgctcactggctcaggagatgagttttgtggaccactacctgccctatttcaggcagtggcttaccATCCGCctactgttggcccttctgcctttccagtctttgtttactgaaagtttgcatggagatcaTCTCCTTGTTCctcccccctttctctggtgcgcTTAGAGCAACTTGCCCCCTTTGTTGTGTGTTACTTTTcagttgcttgtttattattcagtttttttttggcagggcaggggtcagtctgcccaggggcctatgctggttcatcccaggggtggctgtgggaataccgtgtgccacttatttgctcacctgttggtctgcagaatgtctcccaagcaggtttgagctggcatctggcaacatggaagccctcctgttttttcagtgtaacgtggcatggagaaactTTGTTTGGGCTGCGGGTTtggggtgttgaagttttgattcttcttggtgccttttttctgccaagtgtggctccagcgtctcagcaaaatttttcatttatggagctcatgctgtccgcttctgcactctagtcaccatcttgggtcTTCCTACTtcattgttgagatagggtctcaccaactttgcccaggctggcctcaaactcatgattttcctgtttctgcctcttgagtagctgagattacaggtgtgaatcaccatgcctgtcttttctctctgtcttataAGCACACCATCCAAATTGATTTAAGGCCCATGCTATTTCAGTATGACCTTATTTTGCTAATTAATCTGTAAccaccttatttccaaataagatcataGTCTGGGGTATTGGAAATTATGGCttcagcatatatatatatatgtgtgtgtatatatattttggggGGTGAAGTACAATACAACCCATAACACCTCCTTCATTTCCTAATCTTGCTAAGCCATGACTACGTGAGGATAAAAATTGTCAGGGGAAATGTGGTGCAGGATAGACAATCCTCAGGTTCCCAAGGAGAACCTAACATGGGGTGAGATGGAGGAGCAGGTATTTTTCTGTTGGGCTTTTCACCTGAGCCCCAGAAACTGTGAAGACCACAGGAGGCACTGGCTCTTCTGCAGGTCTCTGCATACTCCCCCTGAGTTTGGCCAAAGCCCTCTCTCTACAATTAAGATAGTGGTCATGTTGAGGTTTGGAACACAGGCATTTCAATTTGtacatatttcttgaaagtatGTGCAAAAATCGAAAAAGCCAGATGTTGTGATTCTTTTTTAAGCTGTTATTCCAGGGGCTCTCCAGCTTAACATTTGGAGGTAAATTTTCCCTAATAGGAATTCAAGTACAAATAGCATCAAAAGCTGTTAAGCTGCTAGGGAAGTTCTATCAACTTACAACTTGATGTCATATTATTACATACTCAAAATTCTCATTTCTCACAGTATGTTAACAAAGCAATCAGGAAAACTGGACTACCACAACCGAATGTGTTGTAGAGCACACATAGTTCTGACAGGGACAGCCACCATCCAGGAGTGAATTCTTTAGGAAACAATTATACTAAACATTGTTTCTTTAGGAAGCAAATCTGTCATGTAGGAATAGAAGTAATTAAGATGCTCAAAACTTGTCAAATGCATGACTGTGACTCCAACCTGCCATTTAGTAGATTTGCTTTATAGGATAAAAAGCTGTTCACCCTACCCCCAAGAAATGGTATGCTGACACAGTCAAAGCCTGCCACAATCCAATAAATGACAATTTTCTGgttatacaaaacaaaacaaaccaaaacaaaaaaccaaaacaaaaccaaaacaaaaaaacccaccaaccaGAGAataacttcctttcttttttggtgtttgttattttatttatttatttattcgagACAAGTTCTCaatgtgtatcccaggctggcctggaactcatgatcctcctacctcagcctccaaaatgctgggattacaagtgtgtgcctcCATACCCAACCTGATTTCACTTCTTAAAAGGTCACTTACACTTAAAACATGACATAAGGCAGGATTCTCTCTTAAAAATGTTTCAAGAGCTACTAAAGAGATTGCAGTTACAAAATAGTTGGCAAAAATATTCCTCTGGGTTGTATAAGAATGGAGACATGGACCAGTGATAAGACATGGTATGTGATATTAATCAGACTTGGCTTCTTTCCTAGAAGTTCAAAGctcttggtttttattttctctgtcttctgaagGTAAGTCTCAATTAGTCATTTCAGCATATTtgtcccttttctcttcttttcccttttacttATACTTTTTAACCTGAAGATTTACTTATCCTATCTTGCTGCCTTTTTTTGACTGTTCCCACTTTTCTAGGGTTAGGCTTAGCTGCTAACCTTGCTGATTCCTCTTGGGCTCTTCCTTTACCATGCCTTGGGCATTTTGGTGGTGGGGAGGGTGCCTGCTTGTTACAGTACACAGAGCCTTCCTGAAAGCTGGGCTGTGTGGCACTGCTTCCTACCTGGGCAAAATCCCCTTATCTGATGGTTTCTTCTGCTGACCTTGAGATGCTGATTCTCTTATCATTCTTGGTATCTGTCAGGAGGACCCACTACTTGAGCCCCAATCATCATATCTCAGAATTAATAGTGAAATGATTGTGATGCTCTTATCTCTTTTTGGAGCATCTGGGCCATCAAGTTCTCTTTCCATCTCAGTCATCCACGTGATGTACTTTGATCTGGAGTAGTGGCCTTTCTGGAAGTAATTGACTCCAATTTAGCCTGTAGGTTCAGCTCAGCTCTCAGTACTTTTCACCTGCCTCACTACTTCCTGTGGGCCAGGCAGGAGGGTAGTAGTTGTAGTAGTAGTAGGCGGGGAGGTAGTGGCCAGGATGCCCACTCTTTCCCCACATGTGATTGCCCAGCTTCTGGGAAGAAGAGCTGCCTGGAGTGTGTACTGTCCTCAAGATCTTGGGGTAAATAGGTGATGGGGCCTTAGCTTCAGCTTGCTGACTATTCAGGTCTCCTAAGGAAATGTATACCCAGTGCCTTTGCTGTTTGAGTTTCACATTTTAAGACTTAtttagggactggtggagtggctcaagtggctacaagtgcctgcctagcaggcgtgaagccctgagttcaagccccagttccactggaaaaaaagaaataaaactgttattTAAGCCAGGTTCGGTATACAAGCCCTTAATCCCAACGGTAAGGAGGCTGAtggaggaggattgtgagtttgaggccaaccagagttatgtaatgagaccctgtttcaaaaaaccaaaaccaaatcccaaaacagacaaataaaccCACCCTACACTGTTAGTTAAACAAGTGTAAattaggataaaagaaaaaatatcatccTCTTAATTATGGCCCAACATAGGTTCTTTAATAGTTGAGAtctttccagtttttttcttatatgtgctGTCTTTTGCATAGAATTGCAAGGCAGTTTATGGTCAGTCTTATATATtatactttccttttttctttcttttttttgcgtgtgtgggagtactggggttttgagctCCAGGGCCTTGTGATTGTTAAGCAgtttctttaccacttgagccacacccccagcataTATTATGCTTTCTGTACTTTATGTCTGTATCAATCAGTGGCAAAGATGGAAGCCCAGCTCTGTGGGCTGGCAGGCAGTGGGGAAGGTGAAGGTGTGGGTATTTAATCTGGGATCGATAATCATGGCAATTTCTTGCATTGCAGTGCTTAGGAGTCCAGGCCTATCTTCTTAAGCCTCCTAGGGACCATGCTTGGATGTGTGTGAGGCCTGTTTAATTGCAGGCCCCACAGAATTATCTGGCATCCATGCTGTTTCCCTTGGACTAGGTTGCAGCACTGTGAGTACACAGATCTCAGCTCACATGCTGGTGACTGTGGGATTGAGAGAATTTCAGGTCACTTGGAGGAGGACATTTTGGAAAACTTGACCTAACTTAGGGATTCCTCTTTGGGAAGATGAAGGTTGAATCTGGGTGGTGCTGATGTAGTTTTGGGGCCTGGATCATGCTAATGTTCTTAGGGATTCCTTTCTTGGGTTGGCTGGGCCTGTCCCATATACAGCTCTAGAAATGGCTGATCCTCTCCTTCTATGGTGACTGATGCAACCACAGACCCATCCTGAAGACTTCTGATGGCAGGTGCTCCTTTAGCTGAAGACACAGCATTGAGGGAATGATGAGTAGGTGTCAAGGACAGAAGGTATCAACAACCAAGTCTGGGACCATCACCAGCACAGTAGTAGGACGTTTGTTTTGGTATGTGGATGAATTGCAATGGCAGAGGCATGGAGTTTGTTGGAGGAGAAGgcaagagaagaggagaaggaggaggagaaaggacagTGGAGGAAGAGAGTAAACCAGTGCCAATATTACTGTGGATGTGAAATCTTGTAGCTCATGTGTATTTTAGTCAATCTTTAAAATCCACAACATCACATAAAGTGCAGGGCGACCACAAGTCAAGATAATTAACTTGGCAAAAAGGAGTCCAGTGCAGCTCTTCATTCAAGCTAGAGAGGGGTATGTGGCTAAGGGAGCAAACTGGTTGTCCGAAGGGAGCAGAGAGGAAGTCACACACATGCTACAGGCTCCATCTTTATTGAGATATTGGAGAACAATCCTCAGAGGCTTGGTGCCTGCCAGAGCCTCTGGGGGCTCAGGCTGGGGCCAGGCTTCATGGAACCCAGGGGCTATCAAGGAAGATCATTGCTGTGAGGTCTCTGCCTCAGACTGGAAATGCTTCTCAGCTATTTGCGTTTTATGACTCCATTAATCCAGGGCACATATTGGGAGATGCGAGTGAAGACAGCAGGAGGCTGTGCATCTCTACGTCCATATGACACAATACCATGGGCCACCCCAGCACACAGTAAAGGTCCCCCAGAATCGCCCTGTAGGTTAGAAAAAGAAGATCGTGAACAGAGAGTGCCCTTCTCTCATCACTGTCTCCTCACCCTGATTCAATCAGACCACAGCTAGCCCCAAGGTTCCCAGAGTTGGCTCAAGAGTCCTGTCCCTTCGCAGAGCTATCAGTTAGGAATATTCtgtcttctttgtttctctgttctGGACCCACTTATCTGGATCATATACCCCATCACCCTCTTCCATTCTCTTCTGTAGTTTTGTGTAACAGAATGAATGGTAAGGTTGGAGGCAGAACTTGGATATAGGAAAATAGGACTCAGAGGGAAATTTCCAGCTCCCAGAGTGCTAGGAACTCATGAACACAGACACCATTCACTGTCCTAGGTAGCTTTTGAGCCCTATTCCCTCTGAAGGATGCTGCGTCCCTAAATGGGGAGGAGGTGTAGGTGTGTAGTACCTTGTATGCAGATCTTGTTTTCCTGGGATTGCCCACACAGAGTTGGAGCTTGTAATTATAAGTCCAGTAGCTTTTGCAGGTCTTTTCATCCATGATTCTCAGTTTCACCTCCCTCAGAGTATCTGATCCTGGCTTTGCCACTCCTGTTCTCCCCCAGCCAGCTGCCCGGCACATTCTCCCAGGTGGAATAAATGTAAACTGGGTAGGCAGGGGAACTATGCCCACTGCGTGGGTCAGTGTGGCTCTCCTTTGCAGCTGTGAGGGATGGAAGAGAAGGTGGATTGCAGTCTCAGGGAAGGTGGGAAATACGTGTGGGAGAGGCACTCATATTACCTTGGACCTGAGCCAAGAGTTTTATCACTTCAGGGTGGTCATGACATGGAGTGGGAGGATGGAAATGGGTTGAATGAGAAAGGCACAGCCAAGAGAAGGGTTAAAGAAGGGGGGAATTAAGGGCAAGAGAGATCATGGCACCTTCAATAACATGATGTCATTGAGATGGGTAAAGAGGTCGTAACCTGGGTGAACAATTTGTTCTGTAACTTTCAGCTTCTGCTGTGTGGATTCTTCCTTTGTTACATCATGAGCTCCAAGAATGACAGTAATTTTGCTgttgagaggaaaaagagaggcaGTGAAAACTGTCTATTTCCTGAGAAGGACCTGTTCTGAACAAAGGGACACCAGGCCTTCATCTTTCCATGAGTGATCTGACTGAGG
Protein-coding regions in this window:
- the LOC141421608 gene encoding mast cell protease 4-like; this encodes MGSIAGKIQDLFLLLVILLPHETGAEEIISGIESKPHSRPYMAHLEITIGGQKTYCGGFLISEEFVMTAAHCKASKITVILGAHDVTKEESTQQKLKVTEQIVHPGYDLFTHLNDIMLLKLQRRATLTHAVGIVPLPTQFTFIPPGRMCRAAGWGRTGVAKPGSDTLREVKLRIMDEKTCKSYWTYNYKLQLCVGNPRKTRSAYKGDSGGPLLCAGVAHGIVSYGRRDAQPPAVFTRISQYVPWINGVIKRK